The following coding sequences are from one Treponema parvum window:
- a CDS encoding CarD family transcriptional regulator: protein MDLNTNFKLNQQVVYPSQGVGKIVDIFEKVFNGETLLHYKIYLEVSDMIVIVPVSRAEGLGIRAIVSAEEAQKAIDLLGEGFEPITSDWKLRYQMNLDLLKKGSIADIAVIVRCLYNRSKIKELPILERKLYDNAKKLLEDEISFAMGIPVKEAESLLHEKLEPPGLAHETKRIIDSIDDDDEVFDDDADDSSDEENDDSDEKPMTDSVDDDEEDDDSDDGFED from the coding sequence ATGGATTTGAATACTAATTTCAAGCTCAATCAGCAAGTAGTTTATCCCAGCCAGGGCGTAGGTAAAATAGTCGATATTTTCGAAAAAGTCTTTAACGGCGAAACGCTTCTTCACTATAAAATTTATCTTGAAGTGTCGGACATGATTGTGATCGTGCCCGTAAGCCGTGCGGAAGGACTTGGTATCCGCGCCATAGTTTCTGCGGAAGAAGCGCAAAAAGCGATCGATCTTTTGGGAGAAGGATTTGAGCCCATCACGTCGGATTGGAAATTGCGCTATCAAATGAATCTCGACCTGCTCAAGAAAGGCAGTATCGCCGACATTGCCGTAATCGTCCGCTGTCTATATAACCGCAGCAAGATCAAAGAGCTGCCCATTTTGGAACGAAAGCTTTACGACAACGCAAAAAAACTTCTTGAAGACGAAATTTCATTTGCAATGGGAATCCCCGTCAAAGAAGCGGAGTCCTTGCTCCACGAAAAACTTGAACCGCCAGGCCTTGCTCACGAAACCAAACGCATTATTGACAGCATCGATGACGACGACGAAGTTTTTGACGACGATGCGGACGATTCCTCCGACGAAGAAAACGACGATTCCGATGAAAAACCCATGACAGATTCCGTTGACGACGACGAAGAAGACGATGATTCGGACGACGGCTTTGAGGACTGA
- a CDS encoding OmpA family protein: protein MKKNKFALFIAVIIFSHFSFFAQTNVKGTAVNDDSASTSGSGKIFTFKYKKDDRYRILSRVNEDVLINNQLDHHSEIVSRVSVHIESVKAGGKGVHKANFMTSDTSTAGENGKHLTWNEEYNSEYERDAQGRFTIDAEYFMPVIRDMPVFPQKPIFPGETWTEEGYEAHDLRRTFNIKQPLKVPFNAVYVYEGEKRGDSGKKFDVFTVTYNLYFDSPSPENKEGLYSEYPVTTTGYSQQKLYWDYDRSALDHYTETFRITIVTSYGNVFKFNGTTEAEITQFERTSDDLDKVKEKIENLNLKDVQVKNNDKGITISLENIQFKADSAVLQESEKEKLKKIAVILKGYPNNDLLISGYTALAGTMKSRLKLSKERAEAVADYLAEIGVKDLYHIFTKGFGAQNPVAPNNTDEGRSRNRRVEITILDK, encoded by the coding sequence ATGAAAAAAAACAAATTCGCATTATTTATTGCGGTGATCATTTTTTCGCATTTTTCTTTTTTTGCACAGACTAATGTAAAAGGTACGGCCGTAAACGACGATTCAGCGAGCACAAGCGGAAGCGGAAAAATTTTTACATTCAAATATAAAAAAGACGACAGGTATCGAATACTTTCGCGCGTAAACGAAGACGTGCTTATAAACAATCAGCTCGATCATCATTCCGAAATAGTAAGCAGAGTAAGCGTTCACATAGAAAGCGTAAAAGCCGGCGGAAAAGGCGTTCACAAAGCAAACTTTATGACCTCCGATACTTCAACCGCAGGCGAAAACGGCAAACACCTCACGTGGAACGAAGAATACAACAGCGAATATGAAAGAGACGCTCAAGGCCGCTTTACCATAGACGCCGAATATTTTATGCCCGTCATCCGCGACATGCCGGTTTTTCCGCAAAAACCGATATTCCCGGGCGAAACCTGGACGGAAGAAGGATACGAAGCCCACGATCTTAGGCGGACGTTCAATATCAAACAGCCCCTAAAAGTGCCGTTTAACGCCGTATACGTCTATGAAGGCGAAAAACGCGGCGATTCGGGTAAAAAATTCGATGTCTTTACGGTAACGTACAATCTTTACTTCGACAGTCCTTCTCCCGAAAACAAAGAAGGTCTTTATTCAGAATATCCGGTAACCACTACGGGCTATTCTCAGCAAAAGCTGTACTGGGATTACGACAGAAGCGCCTTGGATCATTACACCGAAACGTTCCGCATAACAATCGTAACGTCATACGGTAATGTCTTTAAGTTTAACGGAACTACGGAAGCCGAAATAACACAGTTTGAAAGAACGTCGGACGATCTTGATAAGGTTAAAGAAAAAATCGAAAACCTTAACCTAAAAGACGTTCAGGTAAAAAATAACGACAAAGGGATAACCATAAGCCTTGAAAACATTCAGTTCAAAGCCGATTCAGCGGTGCTGCAGGAAAGCGAAAAGGAAAAACTGAAAAAGATCGCCGTCATATTAAAGGGATATCCCAATAACGATCTTCTCATAAGCGGCTATACGGCTCTGGCGGGAACGATGAAGTCGCGCCTTAAACTTTCAAAAGAGAGAGCCGAAGCGGTGGCGGATTATCTGGCGGAAATAGGTGTAAAAGACCTTTATCATATTTTTACAAAAGGATTCGGAGCGCAAAACCCCGTGGCGCCGAATAATACGGACGAAGGCCGCTCCCGCAACAGACGGGTTGAAATCACTATTCTGGATAAATAG
- a CDS encoding Holliday junction resolvase-like protein, whose product MNRIFSAAADIISLFAKKAAASPEYVAMVLLFFALLITAFCIILFRIGLKLGRYEEKQKLTALLQAGRDDAVKRSRAVLSGQMAEQIAPFLKDFPCNPADVRFVGKPLDFIGFPGAADGSGIKEILFIEVKTGNSGLSKREREIKAAVEEGRVRYVEYNPSI is encoded by the coding sequence ATGAATAGGATATTTTCTGCCGCCGCCGACATAATTTCCTTGTTTGCAAAAAAAGCGGCCGCTTCACCCGAGTATGTCGCTATGGTTTTACTTTTTTTTGCGCTCTTAATCACAGCCTTTTGTATCATACTTTTTCGGATCGGGCTTAAACTCGGGCGCTATGAAGAAAAACAAAAACTCACCGCTTTGCTCCAGGCCGGTCGAGACGACGCCGTAAAGCGCTCGCGTGCGGTCTTAAGCGGACAGATGGCGGAACAGATCGCGCCGTTTTTAAAAGACTTTCCGTGTAATCCTGCGGACGTCCGCTTTGTAGGCAAACCTTTGGATTTTATAGGATTCCCCGGCGCGGCGGACGGAAGCGGAATAAAAGAAATTTTATTTATAGAAGTAAAGACCGGAAATTCAGGTCTTTCAAAGCGCGAACGCGAGATAAAGGCCGCCGTAGAAGAAGGCCGCGTGCGTTATGTCGAATATAACCCGAGTATTTAA